One window of Phycisphaeraceae bacterium genomic DNA carries:
- a CDS encoding ferredoxin family protein, whose product MPHVIAEPCLGTKDTSCVEVCPVDCIHPTKAEAEFGKSDQLYIDPDTCIDCGLCVDECPVKAIFPQEDLPQEWNKYVQINLDYYKAKG is encoded by the coding sequence ATGCCACACGTGATCGCCGAACCCTGTCTGGGAACCAAGGACACTTCCTGTGTCGAAGTGTGCCCGGTTGACTGCATCCATCCGACCAAGGCCGAGGCCGAATTCGGAAAGTCGGACCAGCTCTACATCGACCCGGACACCTGCATCGATTGCGGACTGTGCGTGGACGAGTGCCCGGTGAAGGCGATTTTCCCGCAGGAAGATCTGCCTCAGGAATGGAACAAGTACGTGCAGATCAACCTGGACTACTACAAAGCCAAGGGTTGA
- a CDS encoding nucleoside deaminase, whose product MNDPDTQASIDRHALDAAYEQARKSLSEGGIPIGAALVNPAGTIIALGHNLRVQSGDPTAHAETVCIRNAGRRRDWHHLTMATTLSPCAMCSGTAVLHRIPRIVIGEHHTFQGREDWLAAEKIEVVLMNDLRCIALMEEFITARPDLWNEDIGIPPK is encoded by the coding sequence ATGAACGATCCGGACACGCAGGCATCGATCGACCGCCACGCGCTCGACGCGGCGTACGAACAGGCGCGCAAAAGCCTCTCCGAGGGCGGAATTCCTATCGGCGCGGCGCTCGTCAACCCGGCGGGCACAATCATCGCGCTCGGCCACAACCTGCGCGTGCAATCGGGTGATCCGACGGCGCACGCGGAGACGGTGTGCATCCGAAACGCCGGGCGCCGGCGCGACTGGCACCACCTCACCATGGCGACGACGCTCAGCCCGTGCGCGATGTGCAGCGGCACGGCGGTTCTGCATCGAATCCCTCGCATCGTCATCGGCGAGCATCACACGTTTCAAGGGCGCGAAGATTGGCTGGCGGCGGAAAAGATCGAAGTCGTGTTGATGAACGACCTCCGCTGCATCGCCCTCATGGAGGAGTTCATCACCGCCCGGCCCGACCTCTGGAACGAAGACATCGGAATCCCGCCGAAATAG
- a CDS encoding YihY family inner membrane protein, protein MTQANGKNGNSWQKPQQSKRHWMLEYVFSTIGWPSDEDDRPDLTAIQALNLPPGTKPSTLHLLGVSVSGFYKAQMPLMAAALAYRTIFGLVPVLIIGLSMLGAFAQEKDIQWAVDNALKYTGLSEVFQIHESDSTPENGELSGANPVTPTPVPKPDATGAPPAVGILPEGAEPAPPKSAVPREWLDDWIKSLTSGVKSISFTGIGIAALLLLVYAAVSMVVEVEYAFNRIYEAQAGKSWARRIMQYWTLMTLGAVFLLGTFYIGNLINGKMQSFITNNVHGQIASFLLMMLGNVIQISITGIILLVVYFTVPNARVRMIPAAAGALFAAICWELLKYAFREYVRFAMQPTSTYSRFYGSLALLPLFLFWIYCTWLIVLFGLQIARSIQLFSRLRSLGPNLFALAAARGPQEPAIIDSGVIVPIMIGIAKNFDQGKPSSASTLKNEVHLNEAVLAEVLRQLARVGLLLPVQVSSPERRGTILLPGSVSHDEECFTLARSPSQIPVEQLLTLGYSLSDGVNALGPDAEKSLPPALARLRTAQKDAAKGMTLADLLAPGAQAQVVPAAPANAAIPGVAPA, encoded by the coding sequence ATGACGCAAGCCAACGGCAAGAACGGGAACTCATGGCAGAAGCCGCAACAGTCAAAGCGGCACTGGATGCTCGAGTACGTGTTCAGCACGATCGGGTGGCCGAGCGACGAGGATGATCGACCGGATTTGACCGCGATCCAGGCCCTGAATTTGCCGCCGGGGACCAAGCCGAGCACGCTTCATCTTCTGGGTGTGTCGGTCTCGGGCTTTTACAAGGCGCAGATGCCGCTGATGGCCGCGGCGCTGGCGTATCGCACGATCTTCGGTCTGGTGCCGGTGCTGATCATCGGGCTGTCGATGCTCGGCGCGTTTGCGCAGGAAAAAGACATCCAGTGGGCCGTGGACAACGCTCTCAAGTACACGGGTTTGAGCGAAGTTTTCCAGATTCATGAGTCGGATTCAACGCCGGAGAACGGAGAGCTGTCGGGCGCCAATCCGGTGACACCAACTCCAGTTCCAAAGCCCGATGCGACGGGAGCGCCGCCGGCGGTTGGGATTCTGCCGGAGGGGGCCGAGCCGGCTCCGCCGAAGTCGGCCGTGCCGCGCGAATGGCTGGACGACTGGATCAAATCGCTTACGAGCGGAGTGAAGTCAATCAGCTTTACGGGAATCGGCATCGCGGCCCTGTTGCTGCTGGTGTATGCCGCCGTCTCGATGGTGGTGGAAGTCGAGTACGCGTTCAATCGAATCTACGAGGCGCAGGCGGGGAAGAGCTGGGCGCGTCGGATCATGCAGTACTGGACGCTGATGACGCTCGGCGCGGTATTCCTGCTGGGCACTTTCTACATCGGCAACCTGATCAATGGGAAGATGCAGTCGTTCATCACGAACAACGTGCACGGACAAATCGCGAGCTTCCTGCTCATGATGCTCGGTAACGTGATCCAGATTTCAATCACGGGCATCATTCTGCTGGTTGTGTATTTCACTGTGCCCAACGCGCGGGTGCGGATGATTCCTGCGGCTGCCGGCGCGCTCTTCGCGGCGATCTGCTGGGAGCTGCTGAAGTACGCGTTCCGCGAATACGTGCGCTTCGCGATGCAGCCGACGAGTACGTATTCGCGCTTCTATGGATCGCTCGCTCTCTTGCCGCTGTTTCTTTTCTGGATTTACTGTACGTGGCTGATCGTGCTGTTCGGCTTGCAGATCGCGCGGTCGATTCAGTTGTTCTCGAGGTTGCGGTCGCTCGGGCCGAACCTGTTCGCGCTCGCCGCGGCGCGCGGGCCGCAGGAGCCTGCGATCATCGATTCGGGCGTGATCGTGCCGATCATGATCGGCATTGCGAAAAACTTTGATCAGGGAAAGCCTTCTTCGGCTTCGACGCTCAAGAACGAAGTGCATCTGAACGAGGCCGTGCTGGCGGAAGTGCTCCGGCAACTGGCTCGGGTCGGATTGCTGCTTCCGGTGCAGGTTTCTTCCCCGGAGCGACGCGGCACGATTCTTCTTCCCGGGTCCGTCTCCCACGACGAGGAGTGTTTCACTCTTGCGCGCTCGCCGTCACAAATACCGGTCGAGCAATTGCTGACGCTCGGCTATTCGCTCAGCGACGGCGTGAACGCGCTCGGTCCCGATGCGGAAAAATCGCTGCCGCCGGCGCTCGCGCGTTTGCGCACCGCTCAGAAAGATGCGGCAAAGGGGATGACCCTTGCCGATTTGCTCGCGCCGGGAGCTCAGGCTCAGGTTGTACCCGCCGCGCCGGCGAACGCGGCGATTCCGGGAGTGGCACCGGCATGA
- a CDS encoding S8 family serine peptidase, giving the protein MQSKSFIVGGIFAASVWSTLSLVALAGQNPGAAHSAKPLFVERDGVQAFTGRLIVRPGGAINASGAVPGAAGIRSVVARARLNDDGMRIVKYYPETDEYLVEVTPPAAFAQLVGQARGQSENVHAEALLSTGDYDYVQPDWLCWPVVSPNDQFINSMWHVNKMQLPQAWDITTGLNTLIVSTVDTGVDKAHPDLAPRLLPGYVSTTGKTAAQGGDVQDVNGHGTNTLGCAGAIGNNGIGVTGMGWNYQLLPVRCSDNADGTAAQSAILDGARWAANNGARVVSASYSGVSSPSVNSTGTYIKSKNALFLFAAGNDADNWTSFSWPDTIVVGATGSNDVKAGFSGYGNGVSVFAPGVSILTTFDGGWYGYNSGTSFATPLTNGIVGLIWSVNPGLTPDQAQTILYSTCDRLGNLALVYPAKDTVYSYGRVNAYKAVQAALASIGAPTAVADNTAIFMPNTKNMDVLLNDIDGSQLGISILSFDTTTTLGGTVTKLVGAGPSGRDLLKYTPPVSIPPGSSIPPVDSYSYTIKNSVNAVSTVTNTITLFANADLNPAKTPSSVNAKVHASYFDLSGITPLNALPMFGETPMVVTRLDSVVVANPGSSSLGGLGIASKGGIVYRGYVNITADDIYRFYLKSDDGARMYVDGQLVVENDGLHTAFEDSGFLPLKAGYHSFRIEYFQGDDSTASLVFSYESYGALGSAAISKRTIPANAIKHSDCPADFNLDGFVDDADFVAFAVAYDAYLSFDGDINFDAKTDDSDFVIFAAAYDDLVCP; this is encoded by the coding sequence ATGCAATCAAAGAGCTTCATTGTCGGCGGCATCTTTGCCGCTTCGGTGTGGTCGACGCTTTCACTCGTCGCGCTCGCGGGCCAGAACCCGGGTGCCGCACATTCTGCCAAGCCGTTATTTGTTGAACGAGACGGCGTTCAGGCCTTCACGGGACGGCTGATTGTTCGTCCGGGGGGAGCGATCAATGCATCAGGGGCGGTCCCCGGCGCTGCCGGGATTCGCTCCGTCGTCGCTCGTGCGCGACTGAACGACGATGGAATGCGCATCGTCAAGTACTACCCCGAAACCGACGAGTACCTCGTAGAAGTGACGCCGCCGGCGGCATTCGCCCAGCTGGTCGGCCAAGCTCGTGGTCAGAGCGAAAACGTCCATGCCGAAGCGCTGCTTTCGACCGGAGACTACGACTACGTTCAGCCCGACTGGCTCTGCTGGCCCGTTGTTTCTCCCAACGATCAGTTCATCAACAGCATGTGGCACGTGAACAAGATGCAGTTGCCGCAGGCTTGGGATATCACCACGGGATTGAACACGTTGATCGTGTCGACGGTCGATACGGGCGTGGACAAGGCGCATCCGGATCTGGCTCCCAGGCTTTTGCCGGGCTACGTCTCGACGACCGGAAAGACCGCGGCACAGGGCGGCGATGTTCAGGACGTCAACGGGCACGGCACCAACACGCTCGGATGCGCGGGCGCCATCGGTAACAACGGTATCGGTGTCACCGGCATGGGCTGGAACTATCAGCTGCTTCCGGTGCGCTGCTCGGACAACGCGGACGGAACCGCGGCGCAGAGCGCGATTCTCGACGGCGCACGCTGGGCGGCCAACAACGGCGCACGCGTTGTCAGCGCCAGCTACTCCGGCGTGAGCAGCCCGTCGGTGAACTCGACGGGCACGTACATCAAGAGCAAGAACGCGCTCTTCCTCTTCGCGGCGGGGAACGATGCGGACAACTGGACGAGCTTCTCCTGGCCCGACACGATTGTCGTCGGTGCCACCGGCTCGAACGACGTGAAAGCAGGCTTTTCCGGTTACGGAAACGGAGTGTCCGTTTTCGCGCCGGGCGTCAGCATCCTGACCACCTTCGACGGCGGCTGGTACGGCTACAACTCGGGCACGAGTTTTGCCACGCCGCTGACCAACGGCATCGTCGGGCTTATCTGGTCGGTGAATCCGGGCCTCACCCCCGACCAGGCTCAGACGATTCTGTACAGCACCTGCGATCGGCTGGGCAATCTCGCGCTCGTGTATCCGGCGAAGGACACGGTCTACTCCTACGGCCGCGTCAACGCCTACAAGGCCGTGCAGGCGGCGCTCGCGAGCATCGGCGCACCGACCGCGGTCGCCGACAACACCGCCATCTTCATGCCGAACACCAAGAACATGGACGTGCTGCTCAATGACATCGACGGCAGCCAGCTCGGTATTTCGATTCTTTCGTTCGACACAACCACCACGCTCGGCGGCACCGTCACGAAACTTGTCGGCGCAGGTCCCAGTGGTCGCGACCTTCTCAAGTACACGCCCCCCGTGTCGATTCCGCCGGGTTCGTCCATCCCTCCGGTTGATTCGTATTCCTACACGATCAAGAACAGTGTGAATGCGGTCTCGACGGTGACCAACACCATCACGCTCTTCGCCAACGCCGATCTCAACCCGGCGAAAACGCCGTCGAGCGTGAATGCCAAGGTGCACGCATCGTACTTCGATCTATCCGGGATCACGCCGCTCAATGCGCTGCCGATGTTCGGCGAGACGCCGATGGTCGTCACGCGCCTCGACTCGGTCGTGGTTGCCAATCCCGGTTCGAGCAGTCTGGGCGGTCTCGGCATCGCCTCGAAGGGCGGCATCGTCTATCGCGGCTATGTCAACATCACGGCCGACGACATCTACCGCTTCTATCTCAAGTCCGACGACGGCGCGCGCATGTACGTGGACGGTCAGCTTGTCGTTGAGAACGACGGCCTGCACACCGCGTTCGAAGACTCCGGCTTCCTTCCTCTCAAGGCCGGCTATCACAGCTTCCGCATCGAGTACTTCCAGGGCGACGACTCGACCGCTTCGCTCGTCTTCAGCTACGAGTCCTATGGCGCGCTCGGCAGCGCGGCGATCTCCAAGCGCACGATCCCCGCGAACGCGATCAAGCACTCGGATTGCCCCGCCGACTTCAATCTCGATGGCTTCGTGGACGACGCCGATTTTGTCGCTTTCGCGGTGGCGTACGACGCCTACCTGTCTTTCGACGGCGATATCAACTTCGACGCCAAAACGGACGACTCAGACTTTGTGATCTTTGCGGCGGCCTACGACGACCTCGTCTGCCCCTGA
- the pheA gene encoding prephenate dehydratase produces the protein MAKRGKKSGKANAKTVKAKATSAKAGAPGAKAKLSAAAQKHLSQVRVKIDAIDKKLVKLLNERADLVVNVGKFKRAAGLPIYAPHREAEVLDKVIHANTGPLQDRTLEGVYRELMSGSFQLQQPLRIGFLGPQGSYSHVAAVRHFGSSVAFEDLHEIAGVFTEVARGHVNYGLVPIENSTGGGIVETLDALTKMHSSCHVYAEVQLEVHHALLANCEPKDVRRIHSKPEVFSQCRNWLATQYPKAELIPAASSSRAAQIAADECKKALEIGAVPGTAAIGSDLAGQIYGLKTLFSKIEDKLNNITRFFVITRAKAVRSGDDKTSMMFITEDKPGALVDVLAVFRDRGVNLSHIDKRPSGRTNWSYTFFIDAVGHRDDPNVAGAIEEASEHCQELIVLGSYPRAKRIL, from the coding sequence ATGGCAAAGCGCGGGAAGAAGTCGGGCAAGGCGAACGCAAAGACCGTCAAAGCGAAAGCGACCTCGGCCAAGGCCGGAGCGCCCGGCGCGAAGGCCAAGCTCTCGGCGGCGGCCCAGAAGCACCTTTCGCAGGTGCGGGTCAAGATCGACGCGATCGATAAGAAACTGGTGAAGCTGCTCAACGAGCGGGCGGACCTGGTGGTGAACGTCGGAAAGTTCAAGCGTGCCGCCGGGCTGCCCATCTACGCGCCGCACCGCGAAGCGGAAGTCTTGGACAAGGTGATCCACGCGAACACCGGTCCGTTGCAGGATCGCACGCTCGAGGGCGTGTATCGCGAGCTGATGTCGGGCAGCTTTCAGTTGCAGCAGCCGCTCCGGATCGGCTTCTTGGGGCCGCAGGGCAGTTACTCGCACGTGGCGGCGGTGAGACACTTCGGTTCGTCGGTCGCGTTCGAGGATCTGCACGAGATCGCCGGTGTCTTCACCGAGGTGGCGCGCGGGCACGTGAATTATGGATTGGTACCGATCGAGAACAGCACCGGCGGCGGCATTGTCGAGACGCTCGATGCGCTGACCAAGATGCATTCCTCGTGTCATGTGTACGCGGAAGTTCAGCTCGAAGTGCACCACGCGCTGCTGGCGAATTGCGAGCCGAAAGATGTTCGACGCATCCACAGCAAGCCGGAGGTGTTCAGCCAGTGCCGCAACTGGCTGGCGACGCAGTATCCCAAGGCCGAGTTGATCCCGGCGGCGAGTTCGAGCCGCGCTGCGCAGATTGCCGCGGATGAATGCAAGAAGGCGCTCGAGATCGGGGCCGTGCCGGGGACGGCAGCGATCGGCAGCGATCTGGCCGGACAGATCTACGGCCTCAAGACGCTCTTCTCGAAGATCGAGGACAAGCTGAACAACATCACGCGATTCTTTGTCATCACGCGCGCCAAGGCAGTCCGCAGCGGCGACGACAAGACGAGCATGATGTTCATCACCGAAGACAAGCCGGGCGCGCTGGTTGATGTGCTCGCGGTGTTCAGGGATCGCGGCGTGAACCTCTCGCACATCGACAAGCGGCCGAGCGGCCGAACAAACTGGAGCTACACGTTCTTCATCGATGCGGTGGGGCACCGCGACGACCCGAACGTCGCGGGCGCGATCGAAGAGGCCAGCGAACACTGTCAGGAATTGATCGTGCTGGGGAGTTATCCGAGGGCGAAGCGGATTTTGTAA
- the nusG gene encoding transcription termination/antitermination factor NusG translates to MSENDTTNQAPVSAVPALDGRPDEKVGLINADEPIRQEGMNWFVLRVASNKESSVRDTLLRKVQIERMTHLVNRILVPTEKTKTVKGGKQKITETKLYPGYVFVEMRLEPDGRIPQDVFFLIKETTGVGDFVGTAGRPTPMKDHEIEKMLKDSKKPEDTPNVRMVFEKGEHVIIKEGPFTSYEGTVDELLPDKGLVRVLVTIFGRQAPIELEEWQIGKAEGA, encoded by the coding sequence ATGAGCGAAAACGACACCACCAATCAGGCACCGGTTTCTGCAGTCCCCGCGCTCGACGGACGCCCCGACGAAAAGGTCGGCCTCATCAACGCCGACGAACCCATTCGCCAGGAAGGTATGAATTGGTTCGTCCTACGCGTCGCCAGCAACAAAGAAAGTTCGGTGCGCGACACGCTGCTCCGCAAGGTGCAGATCGAGCGGATGACGCACCTGGTCAACCGCATCCTCGTGCCAACCGAAAAAACCAAAACCGTCAAAGGCGGCAAGCAGAAGATCACCGAAACCAAGCTCTACCCCGGATATGTGTTTGTCGAAATGCGCCTCGAGCCCGACGGCCGTATCCCGCAGGATGTGTTCTTCCTGATCAAGGAGACGACCGGGGTCGGCGACTTCGTCGGCACCGCGGGCCGTCCGACTCCGATGAAGGACCACGAAATTGAGAAAATGCTCAAGGACTCGAAGAAGCCCGAGGACACGCCGAATGTCCGCATGGTCTTCGAAAAGGGCGAGCACGTCATCATCAAGGAAGGCCCGTTCACTTCCTACGAAGGAACGGTCGACGAGCTTCTGCCCGACAAGGGCCTTGTCCGTGTTCTCGTGACGATCTTCGGGCGCCAGGCGCCGATCGAATTGGAAGAGTGGCAGATCGGCAAGGCGGAAGGCGCTTGA
- a CDS encoding DoxX family membrane protein, producing the protein MTSREHMAVSVAPLFLRLALSIVFIWTGLGKLMTDMSVSGERAAVLANMGVSGLQRVAQPGAAPSPTAPAPIPSPMVKEPKQEPKKDPAKAPVSGPPALISVIAQQSTPPPTAATFTAADFPNETRVAQLYGIALLLHDAVQPTDREGKPVRFPLAPSFIATGSWPWWLAWAAALTELLGGFLLLFGLFTRLAALGIACVMLTAIWLTQIGPAVQSGNASLGFLPPYPAFDVKAWQTLLWQLCLLCAAMNLVFAGSGGLSMDRAISGRPVVNKTKPAAPAK; encoded by the coding sequence ATGACTTCACGTGAACACATGGCCGTTTCTGTTGCGCCTCTCTTTCTGCGACTCGCCCTCAGTATTGTCTTCATTTGGACCGGGCTCGGAAAGCTGATGACCGACATGTCCGTCAGCGGCGAGCGCGCCGCCGTTCTTGCCAACATGGGAGTCAGCGGTCTCCAGCGCGTCGCCCAGCCCGGTGCCGCGCCGTCCCCGACTGCACCGGCACCAATTCCATCGCCAATGGTCAAGGAACCCAAGCAGGAACCCAAGAAGGATCCTGCAAAGGCGCCCGTTTCGGGTCCGCCGGCTCTCATCTCGGTCATCGCGCAGCAGTCAACGCCTCCCCCGACCGCTGCGACATTCACCGCGGCGGACTTTCCGAATGAAACCCGGGTTGCCCAGCTCTACGGCATCGCGCTCTTGCTCCACGATGCGGTGCAGCCCACGGATCGCGAGGGCAAACCCGTGCGATTTCCCCTGGCGCCCTCGTTCATCGCGACCGGTTCTTGGCCGTGGTGGCTCGCCTGGGCCGCGGCACTCACGGAATTGCTCGGTGGGTTCCTGCTTCTCTTCGGTCTGTTTACACGCCTGGCGGCACTCGGGATTGCCTGCGTCATGTTGACCGCCATCTGGCTCACCCAGATCGGCCCGGCGGTGCAATCAGGGAACGCCTCGCTCGGTTTCTTGCCGCCCTACCCGGCCTTCGATGTCAAGGCGTGGCAAACGCTCCTCTGGCAACTCTGCCTGTTGTGTGCCGCGATGAATCTCGTTTTTGCAGGGTCTGGGGGGCTCTCCATGGACCGTGCCATCAGCGGCAGGCCGGTTGTGAACAAGACCAAGCCGGCAGCCCCCGCCAAGTGA
- a CDS encoding PLDc N-terminal domain-containing protein, producing MYYGGGLIGLIVLILDIIAIVEILQSGRAAGEKLLWILVILLLPLLGVLLYFLLGRK from the coding sequence ATGTATTACGGTGGCGGACTGATCGGACTCATCGTCCTGATCCTCGACATCATCGCGATTGTCGAGATTCTTCAGAGCGGGCGCGCGGCGGGCGAGAAGCTTCTGTGGATCCTCGTCATCCTGCTGCTGCCGCTGCTCGGCGTGCTGCTCTATTTCCTGCTCGGACGCAAGTAG
- a CDS encoding rRNA pseudouridine synthase, translating into MRAGRTPENGESRGGKVRLQRVLADAGVAARKQCERLIETGHVEVNGERVERLPVFVDPQVDDIRVDGKRIKPTTRHVYLMWHKPARVLATPPIDEMESRPTVADYVDHPTAARLFPVGTLGFEASGLMLLTSNTRAATLLSHPKSRVERVYNARVKGTPTGTARSKLRKGVQVLMPERGKEAPGSRKASPTEPRRKTLEKGFDRNEKRESKPKMRRVRLEIRSLDPSTRAGPVAPEDATAGNTSIEILTTEPRDEYVAQAMHLVGHPVRKLQRLAIGPLKLREVGPGAWRELSRDEMKALRAFLDELAAASGMKPAKSNRSSSAGSSRGPGVRRPRVIGGARASAGGAGAMNAAALDSEQQSEEERGVDPEDFED; encoded by the coding sequence ATGAGAGCCGGGCGTACGCCAGAGAACGGGGAGAGTCGCGGGGGAAAGGTGCGCCTCCAGCGGGTGCTGGCCGATGCGGGGGTGGCGGCACGCAAGCAGTGCGAGCGGCTGATCGAAACGGGGCACGTTGAGGTCAACGGCGAACGTGTCGAGCGGCTTCCGGTATTTGTCGATCCACAGGTGGACGACATCCGGGTGGATGGCAAGAGGATCAAGCCGACGACCCGGCATGTGTACCTGATGTGGCACAAGCCGGCGCGGGTGCTGGCGACCCCTCCGATCGATGAGATGGAATCGCGACCGACCGTTGCCGACTATGTAGACCATCCGACCGCGGCGCGGCTCTTTCCAGTGGGAACGCTCGGGTTTGAAGCTTCGGGCCTGATGCTGCTGACGAGCAATACCCGAGCCGCGACCCTGCTCTCTCACCCAAAGTCGCGTGTGGAGCGGGTTTACAACGCCCGGGTGAAGGGAACCCCGACCGGAACGGCGCGGAGCAAGCTCCGCAAGGGCGTCCAGGTCTTGATGCCCGAGCGAGGGAAGGAGGCGCCCGGCTCTCGCAAGGCCAGTCCAACCGAGCCGCGGCGAAAGACGCTCGAAAAAGGATTCGATCGGAACGAGAAACGGGAAAGCAAGCCCAAGATGCGGCGCGTTCGACTTGAGATTCGCTCGCTCGATCCATCGACGCGCGCAGGTCCGGTTGCGCCCGAAGATGCCACGGCAGGAAATACGAGCATCGAGATACTGACGACCGAGCCGCGCGATGAATACGTCGCGCAGGCGATGCACCTCGTGGGGCATCCGGTGCGGAAACTTCAGAGACTTGCGATCGGGCCGCTGAAGCTGAGAGAAGTCGGGCCGGGCGCGTGGCGGGAGCTCTCTCGCGACGAGATGAAGGCGCTGCGAGCATTTCTGGATGAGCTTGCCGCGGCAAGCGGGATGAAACCGGCGAAATCCAATCGCAGTAGTTCCGCCGGTTCTTCGCGCGGTCCGGGTGTGCGCCGGCCTCGGGTCATTGGTGGGGCGCGAGCGTCGGCCGGAGGTGCCGGTGCGATGAACGCGGCGGCCTTGGATTCCGAGCAACAATCTGAAGAAGAGCGCGGCGTGGACCCGGAAGACTTCGAAGATTGA
- a CDS encoding serine hydroxymethyltransferase produces the protein MTPSAISDVPAAKSPSATPPVPGISTIRAIDPAIADLISKEAQRQESTLELIASENHTSAAVMAAMGTCLTNKYAEGYPGARYYGGCEFHDQVETLAIERAKQMFGCKFANVQPHSGAQANAAVFMACMDPGSTFASLVLKDGGHLSHGMKINFSGRYYNPVHYPLHYDVSHKDFERIDYDAVERVVLEHKPKMLLCGYSAYPRTIDFARFRAIADKVGAVLMSDVAHIAGLIVGGAHPSPFPHSHIVTTTTHKTLRGPRGGLILTNDEELAKKIDKAVFPGMQGGPLMHVIAAKAVAFGECLKPEWKNYAAQVVKNAKALADALIKLNYRITTGGTDNHLMLVDLRKRSEALTGADASKWLETCGIISNMNGVPSDPRPPKVTSGIRLGTPAVTTRGLKETDMSTVASFIDRALSAGLAGESDFMTASSQIRQDVRTLCERFPLPH, from the coding sequence ATGACGCCATCCGCCATTTCTGATGTGCCCGCTGCGAAAAGTCCCTCCGCGACGCCCCCCGTTCCCGGGATTTCGACGATCCGCGCGATTGATCCCGCGATCGCCGACCTGATTTCGAAGGAAGCCCAGCGCCAAGAATCGACTCTGGAATTGATCGCGAGCGAGAATCACACTTCCGCTGCCGTCATGGCCGCGATGGGCACCTGCCTCACCAACAAGTATGCCGAGGGCTACCCGGGCGCACGCTACTACGGCGGCTGCGAGTTTCACGATCAGGTCGAGACGCTTGCCATCGAGCGCGCCAAGCAGATGTTCGGATGCAAATTCGCGAATGTGCAGCCGCACTCCGGTGCGCAGGCGAACGCGGCGGTTTTCATGGCGTGCATGGACCCGGGCAGCACGTTCGCCAGCCTCGTGCTGAAAGACGGGGGCCATCTTTCGCACGGGATGAAGATCAACTTCAGCGGACGCTACTACAACCCCGTGCATTACCCGCTGCACTACGACGTTTCGCACAAGGACTTTGAGCGCATCGACTACGACGCGGTCGAGAGAGTCGTGCTGGAGCACAAGCCCAAGATGCTGCTCTGCGGCTACTCGGCGTACCCGCGCACGATCGACTTTGCGCGCTTCCGCGCGATCGCGGACAAGGTCGGCGCTGTTTTGATGAGCGACGTGGCGCACATCGCGGGGCTCATTGTCGGCGGCGCACACCCGAGCCCGTTCCCCCACTCGCACATCGTGACGACGACGACGCACAAGACTCTGCGCGGCCCGCGAGGCGGCCTGATCCTTACGAATGACGAAGAGCTGGCCAAGAAGATAGATAAGGCTGTCTTCCCCGGCATGCAGGGCGGTCCGCTCATGCATGTGATCGCTGCAAAGGCCGTCGCGTTCGGCGAATGCCTAAAGCCCGAGTGGAAGAACTACGCGGCGCAGGTCGTGAAGAACGCCAAAGCGCTGGCCGACGCGCTCATCAAGCTCAACTACCGCATCACGACAGGCGGCACCGACAACCACCTGATGCTTGTCGATCTCCGCAAGCGCAGCGAAGCGCTTACCGGCGCCGACGCGAGCAAGTGGCTCGAAACGTGCGGCATCATCAGCAACATGAACGGCGTCCCGAGCGATCCGCGTCCTCCCAAAGTCACCAGCGGCATCCGCCTCGGCACCCCGGCCGTGACGACGCGCGGTCTGAAGGAAACCGACATGAGCACCGTCGCGTCGTTTATCGATCGCGCGCTCAGCGCCGGCCTTGCCGGTGAATCCGATTTCATGACGGCGAGTTCGCAGATCCGTCAAGATGTTCGTACGCTGTGTGAACGCTTCCCTCTGCCCCACTAA